A genomic segment from Propionibacteriaceae bacterium ZF39 encodes:
- a CDS encoding betaine/proline/choline family ABC transporter ATP-binding protein (Members of the family are the ATP-binding subunit of ABC transporters for substrates such as betaine, L-proline or other amino acids, choline, carnitine, etc. The substrate specificity is best determined from the substrate-binding subunit, rather than this subunit, as it interacts with the permease subunit and not with substrate directly.) — MTETAVSAERLFKIFSADEQKIGQRLRAGENVDLSAVRGTAAVVDASFEVRRGESFVVMGLSGSGKSTLIRMLNGLNPPTSGTVRIDGEDLTNASPEQLRRIRRDKVSMVFQHFALFPHRTVADNVAYGLEVKNAPKDEQHDQARHWMQQVGLGDVGEKYPDQLSGGMRQRVGLARALAAGTDILLMDEAFSALDPLIRSDLQSQLIDLQADLGKTIVFITHDLNEAMRLGDRVAVMRQGRIVQIGTAPELLTDPADDYVSRFVADVDRSRVLTAGMVVDRTAPVLDPNATGREVAQLLSDRGHTVGAVVRDDRPAGVVTLAAARDQPDRSAADLLVEDRGTIRSTPIGDLFGRAANQPGALVVVDRSGRLMGLLSQDRLLAAMSDAGLRGEA; from the coding sequence ATGACAGAGACCGCAGTCAGCGCCGAACGTCTCTTCAAGATCTTTTCCGCCGACGAACAGAAGATCGGCCAGCGCCTGCGTGCAGGTGAGAACGTGGACCTGTCCGCGGTGCGAGGGACTGCGGCGGTCGTCGACGCTTCCTTCGAGGTACGCCGCGGCGAATCGTTCGTTGTCATGGGACTCTCGGGCTCGGGCAAGTCGACCCTCATCCGCATGCTCAATGGACTGAACCCGCCCACGTCCGGAACGGTCCGGATCGACGGGGAAGACCTCACCAATGCCTCGCCCGAACAGCTTCGGCGCATCCGGCGCGACAAGGTGTCGATGGTCTTCCAGCACTTCGCCCTGTTCCCCCATCGCACGGTCGCGGACAATGTGGCGTACGGCTTGGAAGTCAAGAACGCGCCGAAGGACGAGCAGCACGACCAGGCCCGGCACTGGATGCAGCAGGTGGGTCTCGGCGATGTCGGGGAGAAGTATCCCGATCAGCTGTCGGGCGGTATGCGCCAGCGCGTCGGGCTGGCCCGCGCCCTTGCGGCCGGCACCGACATCCTGCTCATGGACGAGGCCTTCTCCGCCCTGGACCCGCTGATCCGCTCCGACCTGCAGTCGCAGCTGATCGACCTGCAGGCCGACCTCGGCAAGACGATCGTGTTCATCACCCACGACCTCAACGAGGCCATGCGTCTCGGCGACCGGGTCGCGGTGATGCGCCAGGGCCGGATCGTGCAGATCGGGACGGCCCCGGAGCTGCTGACCGATCCCGCCGACGACTACGTCTCGCGGTTCGTCGCCGATGTCGATCGGAGCCGGGTGCTGACGGCCGGAATGGTCGTCGACCGGACCGCCCCGGTGCTGGATCCGAACGCGACCGGGCGGGAGGTCGCGCAGCTGCTGAGCGACCGGGGCCACACGGTCGGCGCTGTGGTGCGCGATGACCGACCGGCCGGCGTGGTCACGCTGGCTGCTGCCCGGGATCAGCCCGACCGCAGCGCCGCTGACCTGCTCGTGGAGGATCGCGGCACCATCCGCAGTACGCCCATCGGTGACCTGTTCGGTCGGGCCGCGAACCAGCCGGGGGCCCTGGTGGTCGTGGACCGCAGCGGTCGGCTCATGGGGCTGCTCAGCCAGGACCGCCTCCTGGCGGCCATGTCGGATGCCGGACTCAGGGGTGAGGCATGA
- a CDS encoding TetR/AcrR family transcriptional regulator, giving the protein MAASLRDRKKAATMHRIQEIAVDMFEHRSFDAVRIEQIAEAAEVSPSTIYRYFGTKEGLVLQDEHDDVLRDSLADAFTEHNLWAVADQALALIEHDHFTRDAEMTLRRTKLWFDNPTLRAASFPVVDTWIDELTTMVLDSPHHDFEPDEARIVVASLIWGLVTAIESWYRGGADGSLGAYLRRMIAAVRKALGADLE; this is encoded by the coding sequence ATGGCCGCATCACTCCGCGACCGCAAGAAGGCGGCCACGATGCATCGCATCCAGGAGATCGCGGTCGACATGTTCGAACACCGCAGCTTCGACGCCGTCCGGATCGAGCAGATCGCCGAGGCTGCCGAAGTTTCGCCGAGCACGATCTATCGCTATTTCGGCACCAAGGAGGGCCTCGTCCTCCAGGACGAACACGACGACGTACTGCGGGACTCCCTGGCCGATGCGTTCACCGAACACAACCTCTGGGCCGTGGCCGATCAGGCCCTCGCCCTCATCGAGCACGACCACTTCACGCGCGACGCCGAGATGACGCTGCGGCGGACCAAGCTGTGGTTCGACAACCCAACCCTGCGAGCGGCCTCGTTCCCCGTCGTCGACACCTGGATCGACGAGCTCACGACCATGGTGCTGGATTCTCCCCACCACGATTTCGAGCCGGACGAGGCCCGTATCGTGGTGGCAAGCCTGATCTGGGGTCTCGTCACCGCCATCGAGTCCTGGTATCGAGGCGGCGCCGACGGTTCACTCGGCGCCTATCTCCGCCGGATGATCGCCGCTGTCAGGAAGGCCCTCGGAGCCGATTTGGAATGA
- a CDS encoding alcohol dehydrogenase catalytic domain-containing protein — MEIPTTMRASVLRGVRDLRVEERPVPTPGPDEVLIRIAAAAVSGGDVRLFSTGRLLGALLDAPLVLGRTAAGRIVAVGETVPESRIGELVALEPLHICRHCDQCRQGRYNLCERATFLGTPGCDGVFTEYIVHPADFAHPAPDTMGPEAACMVEPMSVGLAALQKAGVGAGSKVLIAGAGPIGLVTVAVAKALGAVEITITDLSGERLGRAARMGATTTFNMAEPGVVIPPSHFDAFIECSGSAAAIRRGFPAVRPAGHVVLVGRGGDEVALPVTLMQNREITVSGSFRYANQFPVAIAMAASGRVPYAELLGERVTLDDLAGALEPARSGTGVKPIVYP, encoded by the coding sequence ATGGAGATCCCCACCACGATGCGAGCGAGTGTGCTGCGCGGGGTTCGCGACCTCAGGGTCGAAGAACGCCCCGTCCCCACCCCCGGACCGGACGAGGTCTTGATCCGCATCGCAGCGGCCGCCGTGTCCGGTGGCGACGTGCGCCTGTTCAGCACCGGTCGCCTGCTCGGTGCCCTCCTCGACGCCCCGCTGGTGCTCGGCCGGACGGCCGCAGGCCGCATCGTGGCCGTCGGGGAGACGGTGCCCGAGAGCCGCATCGGTGAGCTCGTGGCGCTCGAACCTCTCCACATCTGCCGCCATTGCGACCAGTGCCGCCAGGGCCGCTACAACCTCTGTGAGCGCGCCACCTTCCTCGGCACCCCGGGCTGTGACGGTGTCTTCACCGAATACATCGTCCATCCCGCCGACTTCGCCCACCCCGCCCCCGACACCATGGGTCCCGAGGCGGCGTGCATGGTCGAACCCATGTCGGTCGGGCTGGCAGCTCTGCAGAAGGCCGGCGTCGGCGCCGGATCGAAGGTCCTGATCGCCGGCGCCGGGCCGATCGGCCTGGTCACGGTCGCGGTCGCCAAGGCGCTCGGCGCTGTCGAGATCACGATCACGGACCTCTCGGGTGAACGCCTCGGACGGGCCGCGCGCATGGGCGCGACCACCACGTTCAACATGGCCGAGCCCGGTGTCGTGATCCCGCCCTCCCACTTCGATGCCTTCATCGAATGCTCCGGCTCGGCTGCGGCCATCCGGCGCGGCTTCCCGGCCGTCCGCCCCGCAGGCCACGTGGTCCTGGTCGGCCGCGGCGGCGATGAGGTCGCCCTGCCCGTCACGCTGATGCAGAACCGCGAAATCACGGTCTCGGGTTCCTTCCGCTATGCCAACCAGTTCCCGGTGGCGATCGCGATGGCGGCCTCCGGCCGCGTTCCGTACGCCGAGTTGCTCGGGGAGCGGGTCACGCTCGACGACCTGGCCGGGGCGCTCGAGCCCGCCCGCTCCGGGACGGGCGTCAAGCCCATCGTCTACCCCTGA
- the groES gene encoding co-chaperone GroES, whose translation MAVTIKPLEDRVLVQPLEAEQTTASGLVIPDTAKEKPQEGQVIATGPGRVDDNGNRVPMDVAEGDVVIFSKYGGTEVKYDGKELLLLNARDILAVVSK comes from the coding sequence GTGGCAGTCACGATCAAGCCTCTTGAGGACCGTGTCCTCGTCCAGCCGCTCGAGGCCGAGCAGACCACCGCTTCCGGCCTGGTCATCCCGGACACCGCCAAGGAGAAGCCGCAGGAGGGCCAGGTCATCGCCACCGGTCCGGGTCGCGTCGACGACAACGGCAACCGCGTTCCGATGGATGTCGCCGAGGGCGACGTCGTCATCTTTTCGAAGTACGGCGGCACCGAAGTCAAGTATGACGGCAAGGAGCTGCTGCTGCTGAACGCGCGCGACATCCTCGCCGTCGTCAGCAAGTGA
- a CDS encoding class I SAM-dependent methyltransferase produces MDPAVARRLVAEEGAAALALAAAQPDPGSLAAATALRRTVDADLAAAALSQIALRRRAITKFGDAASTLFFTPDALEQATRPDVARWRAERLAAAGVRRIVDLACGIGADSMAFLAAGLDVLAVERDEATAVLAEANLNALAGAPSRVLRADATEVDLADRTVFCDPARRTGAGRTWNVADFSPPWEFVTSLLDRDEGACLKLGPGVPHRLLPPRTLTEWVSHRGEAVEACVWSHHLAEPGRAAMLLPAADRLVATSANAPVGEVDAFLHEPDPAILASGGLGALAATTGAWRLHPEIAYLATSAPVPSPFWTSFRVLESFPWREKDLRQWVRDHAIGTLEIKKRGIDVDPAALRRRLKPKGPHRATIIITPTTGSAKVLVVERLGG; encoded by the coding sequence ATGGATCCCGCTGTCGCTCGTCGCCTCGTGGCGGAAGAAGGCGCGGCAGCGCTCGCACTGGCGGCCGCTCAGCCCGACCCGGGTTCGCTTGCCGCTGCCACGGCCCTGCGCAGGACCGTCGACGCCGACCTTGCAGCTGCGGCCCTCAGCCAGATCGCGCTCCGCCGGCGGGCGATCACCAAGTTCGGCGACGCCGCCTCGACCCTGTTCTTCACCCCCGACGCCCTGGAGCAGGCCACCCGACCCGATGTTGCCCGCTGGCGGGCAGAGCGGCTGGCCGCCGCAGGCGTACGCCGGATCGTCGACCTGGCCTGTGGCATCGGAGCCGACTCCATGGCCTTCCTAGCCGCAGGCCTTGACGTCCTCGCCGTCGAGCGGGACGAGGCCACAGCCGTCCTCGCCGAGGCGAACCTCAACGCCCTCGCCGGAGCCCCCTCGAGGGTCCTCCGAGCCGACGCCACGGAGGTCGACCTCGCCGACCGGACGGTGTTCTGCGACCCCGCCCGGCGCACCGGGGCGGGCCGCACCTGGAATGTCGCCGACTTCAGCCCGCCCTGGGAGTTCGTCACGTCCCTCCTGGACCGCGACGAGGGGGCCTGCCTGAAGCTGGGACCGGGCGTACCCCATCGGCTCCTGCCCCCACGCACCCTCACCGAATGGGTCTCGCACCGGGGAGAAGCCGTCGAGGCGTGCGTGTGGAGTCACCACCTCGCCGAACCCGGCCGCGCCGCGATGCTCCTGCCGGCAGCCGACCGCTTGGTCGCCACCTCCGCAAACGCGCCCGTCGGCGAGGTCGATGCGTTCCTGCACGAGCCCGACCCGGCGATCCTCGCCTCCGGCGGGCTCGGGGCGCTCGCGGCGACCACCGGTGCCTGGCGCCTCCATCCGGAGATCGCCTACCTCGCGACCTCCGCGCCGGTCCCCAGCCCGTTCTGGACCAGCTTCCGCGTCCTCGAATCATTCCCCTGGCGGGAGAAGGACCTGCGCCAGTGGGTTCGCGACCACGCGATCGGCACCCTCGAGATCAAGAAACGCGGCATCGACGTCGACCCCGCCGCGCTCCGGCGCCGTCTCAAGCCCAAGGGCCCCCATCGGGCGACGATCATCATCACCCCGACCACCGGTTCGGCAAAGGTACTGGTGGTCGAACGCCTCGGCGGCTGA
- a CDS encoding ABC transporter ATP-binding protein — MSKSLPKDSESHIIDAAGLIKQFGRTRALDALDLRVAEGEVHGFLGSNGAGKSTTIRAILGQLRLDAGRLRVFGRDPRRDAVAIHADLAYVPGDTVLWPGLSGGECIDLLGRFSGRQDRRRRDELIEAFEFDPTKRARSYSKGNRQKVALIAALATRARLLLLDEPTSGLDPVMEAVFVEEVRRARAEGATVLLSSHILDEVEALCDRVTIIRNGRAVSSGSLADLRSHTRSTIEVTTAGPVVLATDADQVSVRREPAGLRTVFTVLPEGLPAALEAVAAAAPSQVVVRPPSLDELFLEHYSDDVAEPATVSS, encoded by the coding sequence ATGAGCAAGTCACTTCCAAAAGACAGTGAGTCTCACATCATCGACGCGGCCGGGCTGATCAAACAGTTCGGCCGCACCAGAGCGCTGGATGCGCTCGATCTCCGTGTCGCCGAGGGTGAGGTGCATGGCTTTCTCGGATCCAATGGCGCGGGCAAGTCCACGACCATCCGGGCGATCCTGGGCCAGCTGCGGCTGGATGCGGGTCGGCTGCGGGTGTTCGGGCGCGATCCTCGCCGTGATGCCGTGGCCATTCATGCCGACCTGGCCTATGTGCCGGGCGACACGGTCCTGTGGCCCGGGCTCAGTGGGGGCGAGTGCATCGACCTGCTCGGTCGTTTCTCCGGGCGGCAGGACCGTCGCCGCCGCGACGAACTGATCGAGGCCTTCGAGTTCGATCCGACCAAACGCGCCCGAAGCTATTCCAAGGGCAACCGTCAGAAGGTCGCGCTGATCGCGGCTCTCGCCACGCGAGCTCGGCTGCTGCTGCTCGATGAGCCCACCTCCGGGCTCGACCCGGTGATGGAGGCGGTCTTCGTTGAGGAGGTACGCAGGGCCCGCGCGGAGGGTGCGACCGTCCTGTTGTCCAGTCACATCCTCGACGAGGTCGAGGCCTTGTGTGATCGCGTGACGATCATCCGCAACGGCCGGGCGGTGAGCTCGGGTTCGCTCGCCGATCTGCGCTCACACACCAGGTCGACGATCGAGGTGACCACGGCAGGGCCGGTGGTGCTCGCGACAGATGCCGATCAGGTCTCCGTGCGCCGGGAGCCCGCCGGATTGCGCACCGTCTTCACGGTCCTTCCCGAAGGGTTGCCGGCGGCGCTGGAGGCTGTGGCGGCTGCAGCCCCGTCCCAGGTGGTGGTGCGTCCGCCGTCGCTCGACGAGCTGTTCCTCGAGCACTACTCCGACGATGTGGCCGAGCCGGCGACGGTGTCGTCATGA
- the groL gene encoding chaperonin GroEL (60 kDa chaperone family; promotes refolding of misfolded polypeptides especially under stressful conditions; forms two stacked rings of heptamers to form a barrel-shaped 14mer; ends can be capped by GroES; misfolded proteins enter the barrel where they are refolded when GroES binds), producing the protein MPKILQFDEEARRSLERGVDILANTVKVTLGPKGRYVVLDKKWGAPTITNDGVTVARDVELDDPYENLGAQLAKEVATKTNDVAGDGTTTATVLAQALVHEGLRAVASGSNPVGLKKGIEAAVAAVEAELRANSREVQSTEDMAQVATISSRDEEIGRLIADAFDKVGKDGVITVDESQTFGTELEFTEGMQFDKGYLSPYMVTDPERMEAVLEDPYILLHAGKISSMNDLLPLLEKVIGASGTLFIVAEDVEGEALSTLVVNKIRGTFTSVAVKAPAFGDRRKAMLEDMAILTGGQVIAPEVGLKLDQVGLEVLGRAKRIVVTKDDTTIVDGAGESGEVEGRVAQLRKEIENTDSDWDREKLQERVAKLAGGVCVIRVGAATEVELKEKKHRIEDAVSATRAAIEEGIVAGGGSALIHASRVLKDGLGLSGDERVGVKIVEKSVVEPLRWIAENGGEQGYVVVAKVAELDPNHGFNGATGEYGNLIDAGVLDPVKVTRSALANAASIAALLLTTETLVVEKPAEEDEAGHGHAH; encoded by the coding sequence ATGCCCAAGATCCTTCAGTTCGACGAGGAAGCCCGCCGCTCGCTCGAGCGTGGCGTGGACATCCTCGCCAACACCGTGAAGGTCACCCTCGGCCCGAAGGGCCGCTACGTCGTGCTCGACAAGAAGTGGGGCGCCCCCACCATCACCAACGATGGTGTGACGGTTGCCCGCGACGTGGAACTGGATGACCCCTATGAAAACCTCGGCGCCCAGCTCGCCAAGGAAGTCGCCACCAAGACCAACGATGTCGCCGGTGATGGCACCACCACCGCGACCGTGCTGGCCCAGGCGCTGGTCCACGAGGGCCTGCGTGCCGTCGCGTCCGGCTCCAACCCCGTCGGCCTGAAGAAGGGCATCGAGGCTGCGGTTGCGGCCGTCGAGGCCGAGCTCAGGGCCAACTCGCGTGAGGTCCAGTCCACCGAGGACATGGCCCAGGTCGCCACGATCTCGTCCCGCGACGAGGAGATCGGCCGACTCATCGCCGACGCCTTCGACAAGGTCGGCAAGGACGGCGTCATCACCGTCGACGAGTCGCAGACCTTCGGCACTGAGCTCGAGTTCACCGAGGGCATGCAGTTCGACAAGGGTTATCTGTCGCCCTACATGGTGACCGACCCCGAGCGCATGGAAGCCGTTCTCGAGGATCCCTACATCCTCCTGCACGCCGGCAAGATCTCCTCGATGAACGACCTGCTCCCGCTGCTGGAGAAGGTCATCGGCGCCTCCGGCACGCTGTTCATCGTCGCCGAGGATGTCGAGGGCGAAGCCCTGTCGACCCTCGTCGTCAACAAGATCCGCGGCACGTTCACCTCCGTGGCCGTCAAGGCCCCGGCGTTCGGTGACCGCCGCAAGGCGATGCTCGAGGACATGGCCATCCTCACCGGTGGCCAGGTCATCGCTCCCGAGGTCGGTCTCAAGCTCGACCAGGTCGGGCTCGAGGTGCTCGGTCGCGCCAAGCGCATCGTCGTCACCAAGGACGACACCACGATCGTCGACGGCGCCGGTGAGTCCGGTGAGGTCGAGGGCCGCGTGGCGCAGCTGCGCAAGGAGATCGAGAACACCGACTCCGACTGGGACCGCGAGAAGCTGCAGGAGCGCGTTGCCAAGCTCGCCGGTGGCGTCTGCGTGATCCGCGTGGGCGCGGCCACCGAGGTCGAGCTCAAGGAGAAGAAGCACCGCATCGAGGACGCCGTCTCGGCGACCCGTGCGGCCATCGAGGAGGGCATCGTCGCCGGTGGCGGCTCCGCTCTCATCCATGCGTCGCGGGTGCTGAAGGACGGCCTCGGCCTTTCCGGTGACGAGCGCGTCGGTGTGAAGATCGTCGAGAAGTCGGTCGTCGAGCCGCTGCGCTGGATCGCCGAGAACGGTGGCGAGCAGGGCTACGTCGTCGTCGCCAAGGTCGCGGAGCTCGATCCGAACCACGGCTTCAACGGCGCCACGGGCGAATATGGCAACCTGATCGACGCCGGTGTCCTCGACCCGGTCAAGGTCACCCGGTCCGCCCTGGCCAACGCGGCCTCCATCGCCGCGCTGCTGCTGACCACCGAGACCCTCGTGGTCGAGAAGCCCGCCGAAGAGGACGAGGCCGGTCACGGCCATGCCCACTGA
- a CDS encoding PHB depolymerase family esterase, whose amino-acid sequence MDDAGRRPLSLLLLLAIACLTLVTSCATPYGGLRDPQPAPGVDQPAEAGSRGTHTMTHDGLERTWLTYVPAGLDEPAAVVLMFHGSGDDALGIRGWVGSYFERIADEHNVIIAYPNGHQFNWNECRREGRWPAKDNNVDDVGFARAIVDRLETDLGRGAIDRDRVFASGYSSGGHMAMRMGREADDLISGIAVVSANPPAPDNQTCRDQSSPMPALFITGVQDSVNPYEGGEVRVSGPGGSRGMVMSADAGAQWYADVNHASGPRPVASPASVRITDWTGDHPVRLVAVENEGHNFPLSTHHAPNEIWQFLDALSHGQ is encoded by the coding sequence ATGGACGACGCCGGACGCCGCCCTCTGTCCCTTCTTCTTCTCCTCGCAATCGCCTGCCTCACCCTCGTGACCTCGTGCGCGACGCCCTATGGCGGCCTGCGCGATCCCCAGCCCGCGCCCGGGGTCGACCAGCCTGCCGAAGCAGGGTCCCGCGGCACCCACACGATGACCCACGACGGGCTGGAGCGGACGTGGCTCACCTATGTCCCGGCCGGCTTGGACGAGCCCGCTGCTGTGGTGTTGATGTTCCATGGCTCCGGCGATGACGCTCTCGGCATCCGGGGCTGGGTCGGCTCCTATTTCGAGCGCATCGCCGACGAACACAACGTGATCATCGCCTACCCCAATGGTCATCAATTCAACTGGAACGAATGCCGCCGCGAGGGACGATGGCCCGCGAAGGACAACAACGTGGATGACGTCGGCTTCGCCCGCGCGATCGTGGACCGGCTGGAAACCGACCTCGGACGGGGCGCAATCGACCGGGATCGCGTCTTCGCCTCCGGCTATTCGAGCGGCGGCCACATGGCGATGCGGATGGGCCGGGAGGCCGACGACCTGATCAGCGGCATCGCCGTCGTCTCGGCCAACCCGCCCGCTCCCGACAATCAGACCTGCCGCGACCAGTCCTCGCCCATGCCGGCCCTCTTCATCACGGGCGTGCAGGACAGCGTGAACCCCTATGAAGGCGGCGAAGTCCGCGTATCGGGGCCGGGCGGTAGCCGCGGAATGGTGATGTCGGCGGACGCCGGTGCGCAGTGGTACGCCGACGTGAACCACGCGTCCGGTCCACGCCCCGTGGCCAGTCCCGCGAGCGTACGCATCACCGACTGGACCGGCGATCACCCCGTCCGCCTCGTCGCGGTCGAGAACGAGGGCCACAACTTCCCGCTGAGCACGCATCATGCGCCGAACGAGATCTGGCAGTTCCTGGACGCACTATCTCACGGGCAATGA
- a CDS encoding glycine betaine ABC transporter substrate-binding protein, with protein sequence MKKTGLGVLALAGALMLAGCGASNTGGGTTTGGGEPAGGGQETAAASAWSECKPGQHAEDASGLPEDGDKNVTLGAFNGWDESFATTHLLKAVLEQEGYTVDIQAFEAAPAFTGTARGDIDVITDVWMPVTHPQYIDQFGDDLVHLGCWYDNAKLTIAVNDSSPAKSIADLATMKDEYGGRLYGIEPGAGLTKTTREKAIPTYKLEDWEFVVSSTPAMLAQVDRATKGNENVAVTLWRPHWAYSAYPMRDLEDPEGAMGGAEIISSAGNKEFAEKSPKAAQIVKNLALGDDELAELEDYMMSPQQQDGKNHDAAVAQWLEKHPDFAEKLVKGELG encoded by the coding sequence ATGAAGAAGACCGGACTGGGCGTACTCGCACTCGCGGGTGCCCTGATGCTGGCCGGATGCGGCGCATCCAACACGGGCGGCGGCACGACGACCGGCGGCGGCGAGCCGGCCGGCGGCGGGCAGGAGACCGCTGCGGCCTCGGCCTGGAGCGAATGCAAGCCGGGTCAGCACGCCGAGGATGCCTCGGGTCTGCCGGAGGACGGCGACAAGAACGTCACCCTCGGCGCCTTCAACGGGTGGGACGAGTCGTTCGCGACCACACACCTGCTGAAGGCGGTGCTCGAGCAGGAGGGCTACACCGTCGACATCCAGGCGTTCGAGGCCGCTCCCGCGTTCACCGGCACCGCGCGTGGCGATATCGATGTCATCACCGATGTGTGGATGCCGGTGACGCATCCGCAGTACATCGACCAGTTCGGCGATGACCTCGTCCACCTCGGCTGCTGGTATGACAACGCCAAGCTCACCATCGCCGTCAACGACTCCTCCCCCGCGAAATCGATCGCCGACCTGGCGACGATGAAGGATGAGTACGGTGGCCGGCTCTATGGCATCGAGCCCGGCGCCGGCCTGACGAAGACCACGCGCGAGAAGGCCATCCCGACCTACAAGCTTGAGGACTGGGAGTTCGTCGTCTCGTCCACCCCGGCGATGCTCGCGCAGGTCGATCGTGCAACCAAGGGCAACGAGAACGTCGCTGTGACGCTGTGGCGTCCGCACTGGGCGTACTCGGCCTATCCGATGCGCGACCTCGAGGATCCCGAGGGTGCGATGGGCGGTGCGGAGATCATCTCGTCCGCCGGCAACAAGGAGTTCGCGGAGAAGTCGCCGAAGGCGGCCCAGATCGTGAAGAACCTGGCGCTGGGTGATGATGAGCTGGCCGAGCTCGAGGACTACATGATGAGCCCGCAGCAGCAGGACGGGAAGAACCACGACGCGGCTGTCGCCCAGTGGCTCGAGAAGCATCCCGACTTCGCCGAGAAGCTCGTCAAGGGCGAGCTGGGCTGA